A single region of the Musa acuminata AAA Group cultivar baxijiao chromosome BXJ1-11, Cavendish_Baxijiao_AAA, whole genome shotgun sequence genome encodes:
- the LOC135584665 gene encoding beta-ureidopropionase-like has product MGSHQEREENGGAAAEGQEISAAGSIHGFESLHRLLEANLKPPIFQEVSRLLLGLNCGRPLQRISLPMAATTLSEAHNFDLQAFCFHADAEYLRQPQIVRVGLIQNSIALPTTAHIADQKNALMQKVKPMIDAAGASDVNILCLQEAWMMPFAFCTREKKWCEFAEPVNGESTQFLQKLARKYNMVIVNPILERDVNHGETIWNTAIVIGNHGNIIGIHRKNHIPRVGDFNESTYYMEGNTGHPVFETAYGKIAINICYGRHHPLNWLAFGLNGAEIVFNPSATVGELSEPMWPIEARNAAIANSYFVGSINRVGTEIFPNAFTSGDGKPEHSDFGHFYGSSHFSAPDASCTPSLSRYRDGLMVSDMDLNLCRQLKDKWGFRMTARYELYAEMLSKYLKPDFTPQVIVDPMLQKRK; this is encoded by the exons ATGGGAAGCCACCAGGAAAGAGAGGAGAACGgaggggcggcggcggaggggcaAGAGATCTCGGCGGCAGGATCCATCCATGGCTTCGAGTCCCTCCATCGCCTCCTCGAGGCGAATCTGAAGCCCCCGATCTTCCAG GAAGTGAGCCGCTTGCTGCTGGGACTGAACTGTGGGCGCCCTCTCCAGCGGATTTCTTTGCCCATGGCTGCGACCACTCTATCTGAAGCACATAATTTTGATTTGCAG GCTTTTTGCTTCCATGCTGATGCAGAGTATTTGAGGCAACCACAAATTGTACGTGTTGGCCTCATCCAGAATTCTATCGCTCTTCCAACTACTGCACACATTGCAGACCAAAAGAATGCTCTCATGCAAAAGGTGAAACCCATGATTGATGCAGCTGGAGCATCTGATGTCAATATATTATGCTTACAA GAGGCTTGGATGATGCCATTTGCTTTCTGTACTAGGGAGAAGAAATGGTGTGAATTTGCAGAGCCTGTTAATGGAGAATCGACTCAGTTTCTCCAAAAACTTGCGAGGAAATATAATATGGTCATCGTGAATCCTATTCTTGAAAGGGATGTAAACCACGGGGAAACCATTTGGAACACTGCTATTGTAATTGGAAACCATGGCAATATCATTGGCATTCATAGAAAG aATCACATTCCTAGAGTTGGGGATTTTAACGAGAGCACGTATTATATGGAAGGAAACACTGGGCACCCTGTGTTTGAAACAGCTTATGGAAAGATTGCAATAAACATCTGTTACGGAAGGCACCATCCCTTAAATTGGTTAGCTTTTGGGCTTAATGGAGCTGAGATTGTCTTCAACCCTTCTGCAACTGTTGGGGAACTCAGTGAACCAATGTGGCCTATTGAG GCTCGGAATGCTGCCATCGCAAATAGTTATTTTGTTGGGTCAATTAATCGTGTTGGTACTGAAATATTTCCTAATGCATTCACTTCTGGTGATGGGAAGCCTGAACATTCGGATTTTGGTCATTtctatggttctagccatttttcAGCACCAGATGCTTCTTGCACCCCATCCCTTTCACGCTACAGAGATGGATTAATGGTTTCAGACATGGATCTGAACCTGTGCAGACAGTTAAAAGACAAATGGGGTTTCCGCATGACTGCACGATATGAACTATATGCTGAAATGCTTTCTAAGTACCTAAAGCCTGATTTCACTCCACAGGTCATCGTTGATCCCATGTTGCAGAAGAGAAAATAA